A region of Toxorhynchites rutilus septentrionalis strain SRP chromosome 1, ASM2978413v1, whole genome shotgun sequence DNA encodes the following proteins:
- the LOC129777067 gene encoding omega-amidase NIT2-like — MTSSLKIAVIQLGSFSNKKDAITNAVNQISTAVKDRGAKLVILPECWNSPYDTKQFAHHAEQIPNGETSKALAKAAADNGVYLVGGTYPEVDGGKVYNTCPVWGPKGEFLGKYRKMHLFEMTIPGKVSFNENSAFTPGNQFLTFNIGSLKIGVGICYDQRFAEFAAAYRQLGCDMLIYPSAFDTYTGPMHFELIAQARALDNSLFVVLCSPARDTSHEYVAYGYSTVCDPWGRVICRAKEVPETLIADLDLRMLTQVKQQVPVLNQKRNDVYELKVGK; from the coding sequence ATGACTTCTTCATTGAAAATAGCTGTCATCCAGTTGGGAAGCTTCTCCAATAAGAAGGATGCAATTACCAATGCAGTCAACCAGATCAGTACGGCCGTGAAGGACAGAGGAGCCAAGTTAGTCATCCTGCCGGAGTGTTGGAATTCGCCGTATGACACCAAGCAGTTTGCGCATCATGCAGAGCAAATTCCCAATGGAGAAACCAGCAAGGCTCTGGCGAAGGCTGCTGCTGACAATGGTGTTTACTTAGTGGGAGGAACGTATCCCGAGGTAGATGGCGGCAAAGTGTACAACACCTGTCCTGTATGGGGACCAAAAGGGGAGTTCTTAGGAAAGTATCGCAAAATGCATCTGTTCGAAATGACCATCCCCGGAAAAGTGAGCTTTAATGAAAACAGTGCCTTCACGCCCGGAAACCAGTTCCTCACATTCAACATCGGATCCTTGAAGATTGGTGTAGGCATCTGTTACGATCAGCGCTTCGCCGAGTTTGCAGCCGCATACCGTCAGCTCGGCTGTGATATGCTGATCTATCCGTCGGCATTTGACACCTACACCGGACCAATGCATTTTGAGCTGATCGCCCAAGCCAGAGCTCTGGACAACAGTTTGTTTGTGGTGTTGTGTTCCCCGGCACGTGACACTTCGCATGAGTACGTAGCATACGGATACTCGACCGTTTGCGACCCTTGGGGTCGTGTGATATGCCGTGCAAAAGAAGTACCGGAAACGTTGATCGCTGATTTGGATCTGCGGATGTTGACGCAGGTCAAACAACAGGTACCAGTTTTAAACCAAAAGAGGAATGATGTTTACGAGCTGAAGGTAGGGAAGTAA